A genomic window from Quercus lobata isolate SW786 chromosome 10, ValleyOak3.0 Primary Assembly, whole genome shotgun sequence includes:
- the LOC115964288 gene encoding uncharacterized protein LOC115964288 has product MSVKSAYWLGRRENPPTSQDVSRGEIWKTKIHERLKMHLWRIAANCLPTKSLLARYINIRDTTCSFCGMEEETCLHLFVMCPLTKAIWFNSHWGFKFDGLGLSSSSQFIQTLISPPNAVGLNSSIKAEFLLHGAVICDVVWKLRNKVQFEGTSPNLEGMLLKIFRSVAEFRKVLESPLGSSSSRIQSVWSKPDRDTIKVNVDVACNSENSSIAAVARDWRGEVVFACSKRVNTTLPLQAEAEAIIWALNLAANLDSNSIFIESDSKTCIDALRCPNQEAPWRIKTICNDVLALKLNFSNCSFSWVAREANVAAHVLAKWSLSNNYFGSFDVGLGPPCFVSVIRAEALSLAV; this is encoded by the coding sequence ATGTCAGTGAAATCAGCTTATTGGCTTGGCCGGAGAGAGAACCCACCTACTAGTCAAGATGTGTCAAGGGGAGAAATTTGGAAAACCAAGATTCATGAGAGACTAAAAATGCATTTATGGAGGATTGCAGCAAATTGTCTCCCTACTAAATCCTTGTTGGCTAGATATATTAATATTAGAGATACGACCTGCTCATTTTGTGGCATGGAAGAAGAGACTTGTCTCCATCTATTTGTTATGTGCCCATTGACTAAAGCCATTTGGTTTAATAGCCATTGGGGGTTCAAGTTTGATGGTTTgggtctctcttcctcctcccaATTCATTCAAACCTTAATATCTCCTCCGAATGCAGTTGGGTTGAATTCATCTATTAAGGCAGAATTTTTACTACACGGTGCAGTGATATGTGATGTGGTATGGAAGTTAAGAAACAAAGTTCAATTTGAGGGAACTTCTCCTAATTTGGAGGGtatgttgttaaagatattCAGATCTGTTGCTGAGTTCAGGAAGGTCCTTGAGTCCCCGTTGGGGTCTTCAAGTAGTAGGATCCAATCAGTTTGGTCTAAACCAGATAGGGACACTATTAAGGTCAATGTTGATGTTGCCTGCAACTCTGAGAATTCATCCATTGCGGCTGTAGCTAGAGATTGGAGAGGGGAAGTGGTGTTTGCTTGCTCTAAAAGAGTAAACACCACACTCCCTCTCCAAGCAGAGGCAGAAGCTATAATCTGGGCTCTCAACTTGGCAGCAAACTTGGATTCTAACTCCATTTTCATTGAGAGTGACTCGAAGACCTGCATTGATGCGCTGAGGTGTCCTAACCAAGAAGCTCCTTGGAGAATAAAAACCATCTGCAATGATGTTTTAgctttaaaattgaatttttctaatTGTAGTTTCAGTTGGGTAGCTAGAGAAGCAAATGTTGCTGCTCATGTATTAGCCAAGTGGTCTTTGTCAAACAACTACTTTGGCTCTTTTGATGTGGGGTTGGGGCCTCCTTGCTTTGTTTCTGTTATTAGAGCTGAGGCTCTTTCCTTGGCTGTgtag